The following coding sequences are from one Gossypium raimondii isolate GPD5lz chromosome 4, ASM2569854v1, whole genome shotgun sequence window:
- the LOC128040419 gene encoding josephin-like protein, with the protein MFLKKRGSGNSRRRSGNRNRMVVVGMFMFRLVKRPRFIPAKALLGRVGAKVASALRFESIRRSCRHKVSSSNLPRPRSLTESTESHHAEAIEDCIQFLNTSSSLSRSNSVSTCSS; encoded by the coding sequence ATGTTTCTGAAAAAAAGGGGCAGTGGCAATAGCAGAAGAAGATCAGGTAATAGAAACAGGATGGTCGTCGTTGGGATGTTTATGTTTAGGCTCGTCAAAAGACCAAGATTTATACCAGCAAAAGCATTGTTGGGGCGTGTCGGAGCTAAAGTTGCAAGTGCTTTGCGTTTTGAATCCATTCGAAGGAGCTGTCGGCATAAGGTTTCTTCTTCGAATCTGCCGAGGCCACGTTCATTGACGGAATCTACTGAGTCTCATCATGCTGAAGCTATTGAAGATTGCATCCAGTTCTTGAATACTTCTTCATCTTTGTCAAGATCAAACTCGGTTTCTACATGTTCTAGCTAG